A window of Castanea sativa cultivar Marrone di Chiusa Pesio chromosome 1, ASM4071231v1 contains these coding sequences:
- the LOC142605986 gene encoding heat stress transcription factor B-4, with protein MALMLDNCEGILLSLDSHKSVPAPFLTKTYQLVDDPATDHIVSWGEDDTTFVVWRPPEFARDLLPNYFKHNNFSSFVRQLNTYGFRKIVPDRWEFANEFFKKGEKHLLCEIHRRKTAQPQVAINQHHHHHHPHSPLGVNGPSCPSFFPFSNRVSISPSDSDEQANWCDSPPLVSSPRGGLGGNYNNSVTALSEDNERLRRSNSMLMTELAHMRKLYNDIIYFVQNHVKPVAPSNTYPSSLLLCSPQATAATPIGSNSPMVQKPLNQLFGYCQNNNPKQAFQNTHVMNSPTTTTTSKTSSLTILDEPNSNSCKTKLFGVPLQYSKKRLHPEYGSTNPINMETTKARLVLEKDDLGLNLMPPTC; from the exons atggctctTATGCTTGACAATTGTGAGGGCATATTACTCTCTTTAGACTCACACAAATCAGTCCCAGCTCCATTCCTCACCAAAACCTATCAACTTGTAGACGATCCAGCCACAGACCACATAGTTTCTTGGGGTGAAGATGACACTACCTTCGTTGTTTGGAGACCTCCTGAGTTTGCTCGTGACCTCCTTCCCAACTATTTCAAGCACAACAATTTCTCTAGCTTCGTTCGCCAGCTCAACACTTAT GGTTTTAGAAAGATTGTACCGGATAGATGGGAGTTTGCGAACGAGTTcttcaaaaagggggagaagcACTTGCTTTGTGAGATCCATAGAAGGAAAACTGCTCAGCCACAAGTGGCTATAAACCAAcaccatcatcaccaccacccaCATTCTCCACTGGGTGTCAATGGCCCGAGTTGCCCgagtttctttcctttttcaaaCCGAGTCAGCATATCTCCATCTGACTCGGATGAGCAAGCTAATTGGTGTGACTCACCCCCACTAGTCTCATCCCCAAGAGGTGGACTAGGAGGCAACTACAATAACTCAGTGACTGCGCTTTCAGAGGACAATGAAAGACTAAGAAGAAGCAATTCGATGCTAATGACTGAGCTAGCACACATGAGGAAGCTTTACAATGATATAATATACTTTGTTCAAAACCATGTGAAACCTGTGGCTCCAAGCAATACTTACCCTTCTTCTCTACTTCTTTGTAGCCCACAAGCAACAGCTGCCACACCTATTGGTTCTAATAGTCCAATGGTGCAAAAGCCATTGAACCAGCTTTTTGGATACTGTCAGAATAATAACCCTAAGCAAGCTTTTCAAAACACCCATGTTATGAACTCTCcaactactactactacatCAAAGACTAGTTCTTTGACAATTCTTGATGAACCCAACAGCAATAGCTGCAAGACCAAGCTTTTTGGAGTGCCACTCCAATATTCAAAGAAAAGGTTGCACCCTGAGTACGGTTCTACTAATCCCATCAACATGGAGACTACCAAAGCTCGTTTGGTCTTGGAAAAGGATGACTTAGGCTTAAATCTTATGCCTCCTACATGTTAG